In the genome of Notamacropus eugenii isolate mMacEug1 chromosome 5, mMacEug1.pri_v2, whole genome shotgun sequence, one region contains:
- the LOC140503825 gene encoding uncharacterized protein, producing MSRWAEETMKCACAAAGTPRKGACSGCWACLLGLLPLLTKPGNEGERPRSQGATGRMRRAEQLLSECAVAKGRKRLRRTGPTWPSLRWPECPRARRRGSPAELPTPLRRHQEEGEPGPLPARPRHGAPALLGTWAPETDRGTAPSRDGSGDRKSQRPPPPASAQADLLLRHCPAPPGRLCAHCLSQASSAQRLPRAAEGRWRKSRSSSDASWALGGCCRPAPPPSLMSRPAPSSRALPPPLREG from the coding sequence ATGTCGAGGTGGGCCGAGGAAACAATGAAATGCGCCTGCGCGGCCGCTGGAACACCACGCAAAGGCGCATGCTCAGGCTGCTGGGCCTGTTTACTGGGTCTTCTCCCTCTGTTGACCAAACCAGGGAATGAAGGTGAAAGACCCAGGTCCCAGGGGGCCACAGGGCGCATGCGGAGAGCCGAGCAGCTGCTTTCTGAGTGCGCCGTCGCCAAGGGCAGAAAGCGACTGCGGAGGACTGGCCCCACGTGGCCCTCTCTGCGCTGGCCGGAGTGTCCCAGGGCACGAAGGCGGGGCTCTCCGGCCGAGCTCCCCACTCCGCTCCGGCGTCACCAGGAAGAAGGGGAGCCCGGCCCCCTCCCGGCCCGCCCCAGGCACGGGGCTCCTGCCCTCCTGGGAACCTGGGCTCCGGAGACGGACCGAGGGACTGCTCCCTCACGTGACGGATCAGGAGACAGAAAGAGCCAGCGACCGCCTCCTCCCGCCTCGGCCCAGGCTGACCTCCTCCTCCGACACTGCCCGGCGCCTCCAGGGAGGCTCTGTGCCCACTGCCTGTCCCAGGCGTCCTCTGCTCAGCGGCTGCCCCGGGCTGCtgaagggaggtggaggaaatcCCGCAGCTCCTCTGACGCGAGCTGGGCCCTCGGTGGGTGCTGCCGGCCCGCCCCCCCTCCATCCCTGATGTCTCGGCCCGCCCCAAGCTCGAGAGCCTTACCTCCTCCTCTCCGGGAAGGCTGA